Below is a genomic region from Fusobacterium nucleatum.
CTAACTTCATCCACAACTCCACCAGCTAGTTTGTAAACACCCTCTACATCTATTGCTGCTTTTGCTGCTATTGTTTTTACGACATCATCTGCTATTCTTATATTTCCTAATTCTGACATAAAAAACACCTCCATATTTCAATCATTAATTGTTATATAATTTGTACAAAATTTTATGTAGTTTTTAATTAAGTTATTAGTATATTGTTAATAAACTACTTTTGTTATTTTATTTTAACATAAAAAGAATACTATTACAAGAGAGAATAATTGACAAAGTCTGAAAAATATGGTAGAATTTTTTGGCGTTAAATAATCACATCAATTATTTCTAAGCATGGTGTTCTAGTTTTTAACTTAGATTGCTTAGTTTTGAGATTGATGGAAGAATAACCAAATTTAAAATTTTAGGAGGAAAAAATGTCAGTTGTATCAATGAAACAATTATTGGAAGCTGGAGTTCACTTTGGGCATCAAGCTAAAAGATGGAATCCAAAAATGGCTAAGTATATTTTCACAGAAAGAAATGGAATTCATGTAATTGATTTACATAAATCTTTAAAGAAAATAGAAGAAGCTTATGAAGAAATGAGAAAAATAGCTGAAGATGGAGGAAAAGTTCTATTTGTTGGAACTAAGAAACAAGCTCAAGAAGCTATTAAAGAACAAGCAGAAAGATCTGGAATGTACTACATAAATAACAGATGGTTAGGTGGAATGCTAACAAACTTCTCTACAATCAAAAAGAGAATTGAAAGAATGAAAGAATTAGAAAAAATGGATGCAGAAGGAATTTTAGATACAGATTATACTAAAAAAGAAGCTGCTGAATTTAGAAAAGAATTATCTAAACTTTCTAAAAACTTATCTGGAATTAGAGATATGGAAAAAGTTCCAGATGCAATATATGTAGTAGATGTAAAAATGGAAGAATTACCAGTTAAAGAAGCTCACTTATTAGGTATCCCTGTATTTGCTATGATAGATACAAATGTGGATCCTGATTTAATAACTTATCCAATTCCTGCAAATGATGATGCTATAAGATCAGTAAAATTGATTACTTCTGTTATAGCTAATGCAATAGTTGAAGGAAACCAAGGAATAGAAAATGTAGAACCTCAATCAGAAGAAGTTAATGTTGAAGAAGGTTCAGCAGAATAAAAATAATAATTAATATAATCTTATAGGAGGTATGAGATATGGCTACAATAACAGCTGCTTTAGTAAAAGAATTAAGAGAAAGAACAGGAGCTGGAATGCTTGATTGTAAAAAAGCATTAGAATCTCATGATGGAGATATAGAAAAATCAATAGATTACCTAAGAGAAAAAGGAATAGCTAAGGCTGTAAAAAAAGCAGGAAGAATAGCTGCTGAAGGATTAATTTTTGATGAAGCTACTCCTGATCACAAAAAAGCAGTTATATTAGAGTTCAACTCTGAAACTGACTTTGTTGCAAAAAATGAAGAATTTAAAGAATTTGGTAGAAAATTAGTAAAACTTGCATTAGAAAGAAATGTACATCAATTAGAAGAATTAAATGAAACTCAAGTTGAAGGAGACAAAAAAGTTTCTGAAGCTTTAACTGATTTAATTGCTAAAATTGGTGAAAATATGAGTTTAAGAAGATTAGCGGTTGTAGTTGCAAAAGATGGTTTTGTTCAAACTTATAGCCATTTAGGTGGAAAATTAGGTGTTATAGTTGAAATGTCTGGTGAACCAACAGAAGCAAACTTAGAAAAAGCTAAGAACATAGCAATGCATGTTGCAGCTATGGATCCTAAATATTTATCAGAAGAAGAAGTTACTGCTAGTGATTTAGAACATGAAAAAGAAATTGCTAGAAAACAATTAGAAGAAGAAGGAAAACCTGCTAACATAATTGAAAAAATATTAACAGGAAAAATGCATAAATTCTATGAAGAAAATTGTTTAGTAGATCAAATCTATGTAAGAGCTGAAAACAAAGAAACTGTTAAACAATATGCAGGAGATATTAAAGTTCTATCATTTGAAAGATTTAAAGTTGGAGATGGAATAGAAAAGAGAGAAGAAGATTTCGCTGCAGAAGTTGCTGCTCAAATCAATGGATAGTTATTTATGAGGATGCAACTTTGCATCCTCTATTTTTTTAAATAAAAAATATTGAAGGAGGAAATATGGAAAGCCCTTTTTACAAGAAAATCTTATTGAAATTAAGTGGAGAAGCCTTGATGGGAGATCAAGAATTTGGAATTTCATCTGATGTTATAACTTCTTATGCAAAACAAATTAAAGAAATTGTTGACCTTGGAGTTGAAGTTTCTATTGTTATAGGAGGTGGGAATATATTTAGAGGACTTTCAGGAGCTGCACAAGGGGTGGATAGAGTTACAGGAGATCATATGGGAATGCTTGCTACTGTTATAAACTCTTTGGCACTACAAAACTCAATTGAAAAACTAGGAGTTCCTACTAGAGTACAGACTGCTATTGAAATGCCAAAAGTTGCAGAGCCTTTTATAAAAAGAAGAGCTCAAAGACATCTTGAAAAAGGTAGAGTAGTTATATTTGGAGCTGGAACTGGGAATCCATATTTCACAACAGATACAGCGGCAGCTTTAAGAGCTATTGAAATGGAAACCGATGTTGTTATAAAAGCTACAAAAGTTGATGGAATATATGATAAAGACCCTGTAAAATATCCTGATGCAAAAAAGTATCAAACAGTTACATATAATGAAGTTTTAGCAAAAGATTTAAAAGTTATGGATGCCACTGCTATTTCACTTTGTAGAGAAAATAAATTACCTATAATTGTATTTAATTCTTTAGTTGAAGGTAACTTAAAGAAAGTTGTTATGGGTGAACATATTGGAACTACTGTTGTAGCAGATTAATTATATTAATTTGAATTAATTGAAGGAGGATTTATGAGTATAGCTAGTGACAAACTTGTTAAAGAATGTGAAGAGAAAATGTTAAAAACTATTGAAGCAGTAAAAGAAAAATTTACAGCGATTAGAGCAGGAAGAGCAAATGTATCTATGCTTGATGGAGTTAAAGTAGAAAACTATGGAAGTGAAGTTCCTTTAAATCAAATAGGAAGTGTATCTGCACCAGAAGCAAG
It encodes:
- the rpsB gene encoding 30S ribosomal protein S2, producing MSVVSMKQLLEAGVHFGHQAKRWNPKMAKYIFTERNGIHVIDLHKSLKKIEEAYEEMRKIAEDGGKVLFVGTKKQAQEAIKEQAERSGMYYINNRWLGGMLTNFSTIKKRIERMKELEKMDAEGILDTDYTKKEAAEFRKELSKLSKNLSGIRDMEKVPDAIYVVDVKMEELPVKEAHLLGIPVFAMIDTNVDPDLITYPIPANDDAIRSVKLITSVIANAIVEGNQGIENVEPQSEEVNVEEGSAE
- the tsf gene encoding translation elongation factor Ts, with the translated sequence MATITAALVKELRERTGAGMLDCKKALESHDGDIEKSIDYLREKGIAKAVKKAGRIAAEGLIFDEATPDHKKAVILEFNSETDFVAKNEEFKEFGRKLVKLALERNVHQLEELNETQVEGDKKVSEALTDLIAKIGENMSLRRLAVVVAKDGFVQTYSHLGGKLGVIVEMSGEPTEANLEKAKNIAMHVAAMDPKYLSEEEVTASDLEHEKEIARKQLEEEGKPANIIEKILTGKMHKFYEENCLVDQIYVRAENKETVKQYAGDIKVLSFERFKVGDGIEKREEDFAAEVAAQING
- the pyrH gene encoding UMP kinase; the protein is MESPFYKKILLKLSGEALMGDQEFGISSDVITSYAKQIKEIVDLGVEVSIVIGGGNIFRGLSGAAQGVDRVTGDHMGMLATVINSLALQNSIEKLGVPTRVQTAIEMPKVAEPFIKRRAQRHLEKGRVVIFGAGTGNPYFTTDTAAALRAIEMETDVVIKATKVDGIYDKDPVKYPDAKKYQTVTYNEVLAKDLKVMDATAISLCRENKLPIIVFNSLVEGNLKKVVMGEHIGTTVVAD